GCATCGTCGAAGCGCAGCGCCCCGGCGCTGCCGATGCCGTGCCACGCCTCCGCAGCCGCGCGCGTATCGCCGTCGCCGAAGAGATCGAGCGCCACCACCGCGCCGCCGCCGCGGGCGACCGATTCCGCCATCATGCGGGCCGACATGGCCGCAACCGCCACGCGGATGCGTCCGGATGCGTCACTGCCGATCGATGCCGCCACACGCATTCCTGTATCAAAAAGTAGCACTTGCCCCACTTTGCAGCAAAGCGCCGAACACTTCTCCGGCACATTCGGCACCGGATCCGCACCCGGGCATTTTTCCCGGCCTGGTCAGTCGCTTTCCGCTCCGGCCGCCCATCTGCGGATTCTGGCACAGGCTTTGCATCGACATGGCTGCTGTCGTTTGGAACCCGCGCTCCGCATGCCGCGGCGGGGCCTCCGGTCTTTTCATGTGGCGATGTCGCATGTTGTTCATAAAGAGAGGAGACAAAAAATGAAACGTTCCGGAACACCTGCACGGCTTGCACCGACCGTTCTCGCCGCCTCGCTGGCGCTGGCTCTTCCCGGCGTCGCGCTGGCCAACGCCGACCTGGAATCGAAGATCGCCAACCCGAAGAACTGGGCGATGCAGGCCGGCGACATGTTCAACCAGCGCTACAGCAAGCTGAAGCAGATCAACACGGGCAACGTCGGCAAGATGCAGGTCGCATGGACCTTCTCCACCGGCGTGCTGCGCGGACACGAGGGCTCGCCGCTCGTCATCGACGGCATGATGTATCTGCATACGCCGTTCCCGAACAAGGTCTTCGCCATGGACCTCGATACGCAGAAGATCGTCTGGCGCTACGAGCCCAAGCAGGACCCGTCGGTGATCGCGCAGATGTGCTGCGACACGGTGTACCGCGGCCTCGCCTATGCCGAAGGCAAGATCTTCCTGCAGCAGGCCGACTCCACCCTGGTCGCGCTGGATGCCAAGACCGGCAAGCAGATCTGGAGCGCGGTCAACGGCGATCCGAAGCTGGGCGCGGTCAATACCAACGCGCCGCACGTGTTCGGCGACAAGGTCCTGACCGGCATCTCCGGCGGCGAATGGGGCGTGCGCGGCTTCGTCGCCGCCTACGACATCAACAGCGGAAAGCTGGTATGGAAGGCTTACAGCACCGGCCCCGACAACGAGATGCTGATCGATCCGGACAAGACCGTGACCTGGACGGACGGCAAGATGGCGCCGGTCGGCAAGGATTCTTCGCTGAAGACCTGGAAGGGAGACCAGTGGAAGATCGGCGGCGGCACGACCTGGGGCTGGTACAGCTACGACAAGGCGACCAACACGGTCTACTACGGCACCGGCAACCCGTCGACGTGGAACCCGTCGCAGCGCCCCGGCGACAACAAGTGGTCGATGACGATCATGGCCCGCGACATGAACACCGGCATGGCCAAGTGGGTCTATCAGATGACGCCGCACGACGAGTGGGACTTCGACGGCATCAACGAGATGATCCTTGCCGACATCGACGTGAAGGGCAAGCCGACCAAGGCGCTGGTCCACTTCGACCGCAACGGCTTCGGCTACACGCTGGACCGCGTCAGCGGCGAACTGCTGGTGGCCGAGAAGTACGATCCGAAGGTCAACTGGGCGACGCACGTCGACATGAAGACTGGCCGCCCGCAGGTCGTCGCCAAGTACTCCACCGGGCAGAACGGCCCCGACGTGAACACCAAGGGCGTCTGCCCGGCGGCCCTCGGTTCCAAGGACCAGCAGCCGGCATCGTTCGACCCGAACACCAAGCTGTTCTACGTACCGACCAACCATGTCTGCATGGACTACGAACCGTTCGAGGTGAGCTATGTCGCCGGACAACCGTACGTGGGCGCGACGCTGTCCATGTTCCCGACGCCGGACAGCCACGGCGGCATGGGCAACTTCATCGCATGGGACGCGGGCAAGGGCAAGATCGTGCAGTCCAAGCCGGAGAAGTTCTCGGTGTGGAGCGGCGCGCTCAACACCGCGGGCGGCCTCTCGTGCTTCGGCACGCTCGAGGGCTACCTGAAGTGCGTCGATGCCAAGAACATCAACAAGGAGCTGTACAAGTTCAAGACGCCGTCGGGCATCATCGGCAACGTGTTCACCTATGAGCACAAGGGCAAGCAGTACATCGGCGTGTTCTCGGGCATCGGCGGCTGGGCCGGCATCGGCATGGCGGCAGGGCTGGAGAAGCCGACCGAGGGCCTGGGCGCGGTGGGCGGCTATCGCGAACTGGCCGACTACACGCAGCTCGGCGGTTCGCTGACGATCTTCGCCCTGCCCAACTGAGGCGCAAGGCCGGAGCGATCCGGCCCCGGGGGATGCCCCGCGGCATCCCGGCTGCCGGGCCCGATAGTTGCATGGAGGGCCCGGCAGCCATGCCGGAAGCCACGAGCTCCGGGCCGGGTTCCCGGCTCGAATCAAGTGTCACGGACAGCAAGAGGAAGGCGACGGCCCGCCGCGGCGGATGCCCCGCCCGCGGGCGCGGCCGGCCCGTATCAAACCACAGGCGCCGGGCCCATGCAGCCACGGCGCGTCCGCAGCAAGCGAGGAGGATTCACCCATGAAGTACGCGATGTTGTTGTGTGCAGCACTGATGATCGTCGGCGGCCCCGTCCATGCTGCGGATGATCAGAAACCGCTGTACACCGTGATCGACGGCAACAAGGTCGACGCGAACACGCTGAAAGGATTCCGCACCTGGCGCGCCGCGGCCTGTGACCGCTGCCATGGCGCGAACCAGGAGGGCCTGGTCGGCCCTTCGCTCATCGAAAGCCTGAAAGTCCTGACCAAGGAGCAGTTCGTCCAGACGGTGCGCGACGGCAGGCTGGAGAAAGGCATGCAGAGCTTCGGCAACAATCCCAACGTGATGGACAACATCGACAGCCTGTATGCCTACCTGAAAGGGCGCTCGGACGGCGCCATCACGCAGGCCAAGGTCCAGCCGATGGAGTGAGCCCGGAGGAGCGACGATGACCCCAATGCCAGAGAGGCCGGCGGGACGCCATCCACGCAGGGCCGGACGGATCGCCGCCATGATCGTCGCCGGCATCGCCGCCGCGCTGGCGAGCGGCGCCGCCGGCGCCCAGGAGCGTGCGCCGGCGCCGGAGCGCAAGGCGCTGCGCGTCTGCCAGGACCCGAACAACCTGCCGTTCGCCAACGACAGGCAGCAGGGTTTCGAGAACCGCATCGCCGAGCTGTTCGGCAAGTCGCTCGACCTGCCGGTCACCTACTACAACTACCCGCAGCGCTTCGTCTTCATCCGCAACACCCTGCGCTACAAGCTGCCGGGCGAGGACTATCCGTGCGACATCATCATGGGGCTGCCGGTCGGCTTCGGCCAGGCGTCGGTGACCAGGCCCTATTTCCGCTCGCCGTACGTGCTGGTGTTTCCGGCTGGCAAGGGGCTGGACGACGTGCGCAGCAGCGACGACTTCCTGGCGCTCGGCCCGGACAGGCTCGCCGGGCTGAAGATCGGCGTGTTCGACCAGTCGCCCGCCTCGCAGTGGATGGCGAGGCACAACCTCGTCGACCAGGGGGTGCCGTATCACACGATCAACATGGAGATGGACTACTACCCCGGGCGCATCATCGAGCAAGACCTCGCATCGGGAAAGATCGACGTCGCGATCGTGTGGGGCCCGGTCGGCAGCTACTACGGCAAGGTGGCCGCGAAACAGCCGATGCACGTCGTGCCGATCCGGTCCGAGCCGGGCATCCCGATGGAGTTCTCCGTCGGCATGGGCGTGCGCTATGGCGAGCCGGAGTGGAAGAAGCAGGTCGAGCAGTTCATCGACGCGCATCGCGCCGAAATCCTGTCCATCCTCGCCGAATACCGGGTGCCCCTGAGCAAAGAGCCGCCCGCGGCGGCCGCGGACGGACGATGAGCATGCCCGCCCGGCGCTCACCTCCCGGCTGCGGCCGCCCCGTCCAGGCAGGGCCGTCGGGGATCGTGCCGGGGCGGATGCTTTCCCGCCTTCTCCTGGGCCTCGCCGTCTGCCTGCCGGCGCTGGCGGCCCGCGCGGAGCCGGCACCCGATTACTCCGCCGCCGAGCAGTTGCTGTTCGTGGACGAACATCTCGCCGCCGAGCGTCCGCCGACGACCCTGCGCTACGCGTTCCGCAAGTCGGGCAGCCTCGAAGCCCCGTTCGAGGACACCGTCAGCATCGCGCTCGGCCCCCGGCCGGACGGCAGTTGCTGCACCGCCGCGGGCGAATTCCTCAGCGGCGCGCACAGGCTCGCGCTGCCGCAGATCGACGAGGCGCGCTCGAACCCGGTGATCCTGTATTTCCTCGAGCACGACGTGCGCGACATGCAGCGGCTGACCAAGGGGCAGCAGGCGCATTTCCGCAAACGCATCCGCATGGCGGTCTACAACGGCGCACAGGTGCAGCCGGCCACCTTCCGCTACCGCGGACGCGCGGTCGACGGCCAGGAGGTCACCATCTCGCCGTATGAGGACGATCCGTCGCGGGCGCGCTTCGAGCGCCTCGCCCGCAAGCACTACGTCTTCATGATGTCCGACGCCGTTCCCGGCCGCGTGTACGGCATCCGCAGCCGGATCGACCGCGCCGACGACGCATCTTCGCCGCCGCTGATGGTCGAAGAGATGTACATCGACGGCGCCGATGCCGTACCCCGCCCCCGAGAGGAAACCCGATGAAACCCGGCCCGTTCCTGCCATTCGTGCTTGCAATGCTGCTGGCTCCGCCGGTCTCGGCGGCCCGCCCCAACGACTTTCCGACGCAGGAGCGGGTGCTCTACGTGCAGGAATGCATGCAGCAGCATCCGGGCGACGGCTACGAGATGATCAGCAAGTGCTCCTGCGCGCTCGACGCCGTCGCCAGCGAGATCGGCTACGACGAATACACGACGCTGCACACGGCCACGCTGGCGCAGCGCATCGCGGGCGAGCGCGGCGCCGTGCTGCGCGACAACACCGCCGTCGGCAAGGAAGTGCGGCGCCTGCGCGAGATCCAGGCCCGCGCCAACAAGCATTGCTTCATCGACGCCACGGCGAAGTAGGCCGGACGATGAGCACTCCCCGCGCGGCAATGCGCCGCCCGGCGATATCGCCGGGCGCGCTGCTGGCCGCCGTCATGCTCGCCGCCGGCGCGGTCCATGCAGGGGAAGCCGCCGTCGAGCCGCTGCCGATGACCGAGATCGCGCCCGGCGTCCACGTCCACCACGGCAGCCATCGCGCCTGGTCGGCCGGCAGCGCGAGCGACGTGGCCAATCTCGGCGTCGTCGTCGGCTCGCGCTGCGCCGCGGTGATCGACACCGGCGGCAGCCCCGCGCTGGGCGAGCGGCTGCGC
This DNA window, taken from Thauera sp. K11, encodes the following:
- a CDS encoding methanol/ethanol family PQQ-dependent dehydrogenase, yielding MKRSGTPARLAPTVLAASLALALPGVALANADLESKIANPKNWAMQAGDMFNQRYSKLKQINTGNVGKMQVAWTFSTGVLRGHEGSPLVIDGMMYLHTPFPNKVFAMDLDTQKIVWRYEPKQDPSVIAQMCCDTVYRGLAYAEGKIFLQQADSTLVALDAKTGKQIWSAVNGDPKLGAVNTNAPHVFGDKVLTGISGGEWGVRGFVAAYDINSGKLVWKAYSTGPDNEMLIDPDKTVTWTDGKMAPVGKDSSLKTWKGDQWKIGGGTTWGWYSYDKATNTVYYGTGNPSTWNPSQRPGDNKWSMTIMARDMNTGMAKWVYQMTPHDEWDFDGINEMILADIDVKGKPTKALVHFDRNGFGYTLDRVSGELLVAEKYDPKVNWATHVDMKTGRPQVVAKYSTGQNGPDVNTKGVCPAALGSKDQQPASFDPNTKLFYVPTNHVCMDYEPFEVSYVAGQPYVGATLSMFPTPDSHGGMGNFIAWDAGKGKIVQSKPEKFSVWSGALNTAGGLSCFGTLEGYLKCVDAKNINKELYKFKTPSGIIGNVFTYEHKGKQYIGVFSGIGGWAGIGMAAGLEKPTEGLGAVGGYRELADYTQLGGSLTIFALPN
- a CDS encoding c-type cytochrome, with the protein product MKYAMLLCAALMIVGGPVHAADDQKPLYTVIDGNKVDANTLKGFRTWRAAACDRCHGANQEGLVGPSLIESLKVLTKEQFVQTVRDGRLEKGMQSFGNNPNVMDNIDSLYAYLKGRSDGAITQAKVQPME
- a CDS encoding quinoprotein dehydrogenase-associated putative ABC transporter substrate-binding protein; the encoded protein is MIVAGIAAALASGAAGAQERAPAPERKALRVCQDPNNLPFANDRQQGFENRIAELFGKSLDLPVTYYNYPQRFVFIRNTLRYKLPGEDYPCDIIMGLPVGFGQASVTRPYFRSPYVLVFPAGKGLDDVRSSDDFLALGPDRLAGLKIGVFDQSPASQWMARHNLVDQGVPYHTINMEMDYYPGRIIEQDLASGKIDVAIVWGPVGSYYGKVAAKQPMHVVPIRSEPGIPMEFSVGMGVRYGEPEWKKQVEQFIDAHRAEILSILAEYRVPLSKEPPAAAADGR